The following proteins are encoded in a genomic region of Parabacteroides pacaensis:
- the greA gene encoding transcription elongation factor GreA has protein sequence MAVSYMTEDGYNKILAEINMLENVKRPEVIRQIAEARDKGDLSENAEYDAAKEAQGILEAKIAQLKGLIANARLIDESRVSTDTVQILNKVKIKNMKNNMEMTYTLVSDTEANLKENKIAISTPIAKGLLGKKVGDVVDIKVPSGIVSFKIVKISL, from the coding sequence ATGGCTGTTAGTTATATGACAGAGGACGGCTACAATAAAATTCTAGCAGAAATTAACATGTTAGAAAATGTAAAACGTCCGGAGGTAATACGGCAAATCGCTGAAGCACGAGACAAAGGTGACTTGTCCGAGAATGCAGAGTACGATGCCGCCAAAGAAGCACAAGGTATCCTTGAGGCTAAAATTGCGCAATTAAAAGGGCTGATTGCAAATGCCCGTTTAATTGATGAATCCCGTGTATCGACCGATACAGTACAGATTTTGAATAAAGTGAAGATCAAGAATATGAAAAACAACATGGAAATGACTTATACTTTAGTTTCTGATACGGAGGCCAATTTAAAAGAAAATAAGATTGCGATCAGTACTCCTATCGCTAAAGGATTGTTAGGAAAAAAAGTCGGGGATGTTGTAGATATTAAAGTTCCTTCAGGCATAGTAAGTTTTAAAATCGTAAAAATTTCTCTCTAA
- a CDS encoding Na+/H+ antiporter NhaC family protein: MIKQPKRLPSPLLSLVPIIVLVALLSVTIRIFGSDALSGASQIILLTSTAVCSFISIVWSKISWKTIEAAIIANIASIGPALIILLIIGALSGIWMISGVVPTLIYYGIKIIHPAFFLTSTCIICAIVSVMTGSSWTTIATIGIALLGIGQAQGFNDGWIAGAIISGAYFGDKMSPLSDTTILASSVTDTPLFGHIRYMVITTVPSILATLIIFTIAGFSHHAVESEHIAVFSALLKEKFVITPWLLVVPVVTGVMIAKKVPSIVTLFLSTGLAGIFALIFQPHLLKEISEVTSGGVEANFKGLMLSLLGGTSLEMGNAELNDLVATRGMAGMMNTIWLILCAMCFGGAMVAGGMLESITASFIHLMKRRIGMVASTILSGIFLNITTADQYISVILTGNMFKEIYKRKGYESRLLSRTVEDAVTVTSPLIPWNTCGMTQATILGVATFTYLPYCFFNLISPVMSIIIAATGYKIRKINAED; the protein is encoded by the coding sequence ATGATAAAACAGCCTAAAAGGCTTCCTTCGCCTTTGTTGTCTTTGGTCCCAATTATTGTGTTGGTAGCATTATTGTCTGTTACTATCCGCATTTTTGGTAGCGACGCCTTGAGTGGTGCCAGCCAGATTATTTTGCTTACCTCTACTGCTGTATGTTCTTTTATTTCAATAGTATGGAGCAAGATATCTTGGAAAACTATAGAAGCAGCCATCATTGCTAATATTGCTAGTATAGGACCTGCTTTAATTATTTTGCTTATCATCGGGGCCTTATCCGGAATTTGGATGATTAGTGGAGTAGTCCCTACGCTTATATATTATGGTATAAAAATAATTCATCCGGCTTTTTTTCTTACCTCTACTTGTATCATATGTGCTATTGTATCTGTGATGACCGGTAGTTCATGGACTACCATTGCTACTATAGGCATTGCCCTTCTTGGAATTGGACAAGCTCAAGGATTTAATGATGGTTGGATTGCCGGAGCAATTATATCCGGAGCTTATTTTGGAGACAAGATGTCTCCTCTTTCAGATACTACCATCCTTGCTTCGTCGGTTACAGATACCCCATTATTTGGCCATATACGGTATATGGTTATTACAACAGTACCTAGTATACTGGCTACGCTTATTATTTTTACTATTGCAGGCTTTTCACATCATGCTGTTGAGTCGGAACATATTGCGGTTTTTTCTGCTCTACTAAAAGAGAAATTTGTTATTACTCCCTGGCTATTAGTAGTTCCTGTAGTAACGGGTGTGATGATTGCCAAGAAGGTACCTTCTATTGTAACGCTTTTTTTATCTACCGGATTAGCTGGTATATTTGCCCTTATTTTTCAGCCGCATTTATTAAAAGAAATTTCCGAAGTGACTTCCGGTGGAGTAGAGGCTAATTTTAAAGGTTTGATGCTTTCTCTTTTGGGTGGTACTTCTTTGGAAATGGGAAATGCAGAATTAAATGACTTGGTTGCTACTCGGGGAATGGCGGGAATGATGAATACTATCTGGCTTATCCTTTGTGCTATGTGTTTTGGTGGAGCCATGGTTGCAGGTGGAATGTTAGAAAGTATTACTGCTTCTTTTATTCATTTGATGAAACGGAGAATAGGAATGGTAGCTTCTACGATTCTTTCGGGTATATTTTTAAATATTACTACTGCCGATCAATATATTTCGGTTATTCTTACAGGAAATATGTTTAAAGAAATATATAAACGAAAAGGCTATGAAAGCCGGTTACTTAGTCGTACAGTAGAAGATGCTGTTACAGTCACTTCACCTCTTATCCCTTGGAATACTTGCGGAATGACTCAAGCTACTATTTTAGGAGTAGCTACTTTTACTTATTTACCCTATTGTTTTTTTAATCTAATCAGCCCTGTAATGAGTATTATTATTGCTGCTACGGGCTATAAAATTCGAAAAATAAATGCAGAAGATTAG
- the pnp gene encoding polyribonucleotide nucleotidyltransferase, protein MINPINKTIDLGDGRTITIETGKLAKQADGAVTVRMGNTVLLATVCAAKDANPGVDFMPLQVEYKEKFSAFGRFPGGFTKREGKASDYEILTARLVDRALRPLFPDNYHAEVYVNIILFSADGEDMPDALAGLAASAALAVSDIPFNGPISEVRVARIDGQFVINPTFTQLSKADMDIMVAATMDNIMMVEGEMNEVQEADMLEAIKVAHEAIKVHCKAQMELTEMVGKSVKREYCHETNDEDLRKDVHDKCYDKAYAVALSGTGKQERTEAFENILTEYKATYTEEELAEKEEMINRYYHDVEKEAMRRAILDEGKRLDGRKTTEIRPIWCEVDYLPGPHGSAIFTRGETQSLSTVTLGTKADEKLIDEVLVHNKERFLLHYNFPPFSTGEAKASRGVGRREVGHGNLAHRALKRMIPEDYPYVVRVISDILESNGSSSMATVCAGTLALMDAGVQMKKPVSGIAMGLISENKGQNYAILSDILGDEDHLGDMDFKVTGTKDGITATQMDIKVDGLSYEILERALAQAKEGRLHILGKILETMPAPRPDFKDHAPRIEVMKIGKEFIGAVIGPGGKIIQGIQEATGATITIEEIDGYGHIEVSAANKAAIQAALNKIKGIVAVPEVGEVYEGRISSIMPYGAFVEFLPGKDGLLHISEIDWKRLERVEEAGLKEGDIIEVKLVDIDQKTGKFKLSRKALLPRPPRENNRPQVK, encoded by the coding sequence ATGATTAATCCGATTAACAAAACAATCGATTTAGGTGATGGAAGGACCATTACTATCGAAACAGGTAAATTGGCAAAGCAGGCTGACGGTGCAGTTACCGTTCGGATGGGTAACACTGTATTGCTAGCAACTGTGTGCGCCGCAAAAGACGCAAATCCAGGTGTGGATTTTATGCCCTTACAGGTGGAATATAAAGAAAAATTTTCAGCCTTTGGCCGGTTTCCGGGTGGATTTACGAAAAGAGAGGGGAAGGCCTCTGACTATGAAATTCTTACTGCACGTTTGGTAGACCGTGCGTTGCGTCCTTTATTTCCTGACAACTACCACGCTGAAGTATATGTAAATATCATATTATTTTCTGCTGACGGTGAGGATATGCCTGATGCTTTGGCTGGATTGGCCGCATCTGCAGCATTGGCGGTATCTGATATTCCGTTTAACGGACCGATTTCCGAAGTCCGGGTGGCACGAATTGACGGACAATTCGTTATTAATCCGACTTTTACTCAATTAAGTAAAGCGGATATGGATATTATGGTGGCTGCTACTATGGATAATATTATGATGGTAGAGGGTGAAATGAACGAAGTTCAGGAAGCTGATATGTTAGAAGCTATCAAAGTAGCTCATGAAGCTATTAAAGTCCATTGTAAAGCTCAAATGGAACTTACCGAGATGGTTGGAAAGTCTGTCAAACGTGAATATTGCCATGAAACAAATGATGAAGATTTACGTAAAGATGTACATGATAAATGTTATGATAAAGCATATGCTGTTGCGCTATCCGGTACAGGTAAGCAGGAACGTACGGAAGCTTTTGAGAATATTTTGACAGAATATAAAGCTACTTATACGGAAGAAGAGTTAGCCGAAAAAGAAGAAATGATCAATCGTTATTATCATGACGTAGAGAAAGAAGCGATGCGTCGTGCTATTTTAGATGAAGGTAAACGTTTAGACGGACGTAAAACTACAGAAATCCGTCCTATCTGGTGTGAAGTCGATTATTTACCCGGTCCTCATGGATCTGCTATTTTTACTCGTGGTGAGACGCAATCTTTGTCAACTGTTACTTTAGGAACAAAAGCTGATGAGAAATTGATTGATGAAGTATTGGTTCATAATAAAGAGCGTTTCTTATTACATTATAATTTCCCTCCATTTTCTACTGGCGAAGCAAAAGCATCCAGAGGGGTTGGACGTAGAGAAGTCGGACATGGTAATTTAGCTCATCGTGCTTTAAAACGTATGATTCCGGAAGATTATCCTTATGTGGTACGTGTAATCTCCGATATTCTTGAGTCTAACGGTTCGTCGTCTATGGCTACAGTATGTGCCGGCACTTTGGCTTTAATGGATGCAGGTGTCCAGATGAAAAAGCCTGTTTCGGGTATTGCCATGGGGCTTATTTCTGAGAATAAAGGACAAAACTATGCGATTCTTTCAGATATTTTAGGAGATGAAGACCATTTAGGGGATATGGATTTTAAAGTAACCGGTACAAAAGATGGTATTACTGCCACTCAGATGGATATTAAAGTAGATGGTCTTTCTTATGAAATACTTGAAAGAGCATTGGCTCAAGCTAAAGAAGGACGTTTGCATATTTTAGGGAAGATATTGGAAACTATGCCAGCTCCTCGGCCAGACTTTAAAGATCATGCTCCTCGTATTGAAGTGATGAAAATCGGAAAAGAATTTATTGGAGCTGTAATAGGCCCGGGCGGAAAAATTATTCAAGGAATCCAAGAAGCTACAGGTGCAACCATTACAATTGAAGAAATTGACGGTTACGGACATATTGAAGTTTCCGCAGCTAACAAAGCCGCTATTCAGGCTGCGTTGAATAAAATAAAAGGTATTGTAGCGGTTCCTGAAGTAGGAGAGGTGTATGAAGGACGTATTTCATCTATCATGCCTTATGGAGCTTTTGTTGAGTTTCTGCCAGGGAAAGACGGGTTACTTCATATTTCCGAAATTGATTGGAAACGTTTGGAGAGAGTAGAAGAAGCCGGTCTGAAAGAGGGTGATATTATAGAAGTAAAATTAGTTGATATCGATCAAAAGACCGGTAAATTTAAACTTTCTCGGAAGGCATTGCTTCCTCGTCCTCCTAGAGAAAATAATAGGCCGCAGGTAAAATAA
- a CDS encoding TlpA disulfide reductase family protein, translating to MKFISTPLLLVISILLLLFSACNNTSHYTVKGVVSGADGQIMYFENVGVSSVEIIDSIKLGASGKFKISHPSPEFPDFYRLRLNNQLINIGIDSTETVVITADAGTFATSYTIEGSENSKALKDITLAQLDANQEIRKLRKQYEKKEIPDSLYRSKIIAASEAYKEVAKKYIYSAPMSLAAYFALFQQIDGLLFFDLYDLTDSKAFGAVATSFDHFYPENPRSKQLHNLAMQSMKVIRSQRTPKELGIETKEVNFFDVALPNIYGEIEKLSSLVKNKVVILNFTAYQTEWSPALNMTLGSIYTKYHPEGLEIYQVSLDSDLHFWKNAASNLPWTCVNDPQSVYSEIAGMYNVRQLPAIFILDKKGNLAKRVENIKNLESDVKSLL from the coding sequence ATGAAATTCATATCCACACCATTACTATTAGTAATAAGTATATTGCTTTTACTTTTTAGCGCCTGTAATAATACTTCTCATTACACTGTAAAAGGTGTAGTTTCAGGTGCCGACGGACAAATTATGTATTTTGAAAATGTAGGAGTTAGTTCTGTAGAAATTATAGATTCTATCAAATTAGGGGCTTCGGGAAAATTTAAAATATCACATCCCAGTCCCGAATTTCCTGATTTTTATAGATTAAGGTTAAATAATCAACTCATTAATATTGGAATCGACTCTACTGAAACGGTAGTTATTACTGCGGATGCCGGTACTTTTGCAACTTCCTATACGATTGAAGGGTCGGAAAACAGCAAAGCATTAAAAGATATTACTTTAGCTCAACTGGATGCAAACCAAGAAATAAGGAAGTTACGAAAACAATACGAAAAGAAAGAAATTCCGGATTCACTTTACCGTAGTAAAATAATAGCCGCCTCTGAAGCCTATAAAGAAGTTGCTAAAAAATACATCTACTCAGCTCCCATGTCACTGGCAGCTTATTTTGCTTTGTTCCAACAAATAGACGGATTACTTTTCTTTGATCTGTATGATCTTACCGACTCAAAAGCTTTCGGAGCGGTAGCAACTAGTTTCGACCATTTTTATCCGGAAAATCCACGTAGTAAACAATTGCATAATTTAGCGATGCAATCGATGAAAGTTATCCGTAGTCAACGAACCCCTAAAGAACTAGGAATCGAAACAAAGGAAGTAAACTTCTTCGATGTTGCTTTACCCAATATCTATGGTGAAATAGAGAAACTTTCTTCTTTAGTAAAAAACAAGGTAGTAATTCTCAACTTTACTGCTTATCAAACAGAATGGTCGCCAGCGTTAAATATGACGTTGGGAAGCATATATACCAAATATCATCCTGAAGGCTTGGAAATTTATCAGGTGTCTTTAGATTCAGATCTTCATTTCTGGAAAAATGCCGCCTCTAACTTACCTTGGACTTGTGTGAATGACCCGCAATCTGTTTATTCTGAAATAGCCGGCATGTATAATGTCCGGCAGTTACCTGCTATTTTTATTTTAGACAAAAAAGGCAATTTAGCTAAACGGGTAGAAAACATAAAGAACTTAGAGTCAGATGTAAAAAGTTTATTGTAA